caaatatataaatatatttataaaaaaaataatgtgtcaaaaaatgataaattaaaatttaaaaaagatcatttatatttagcATTATTATGGATAAGAGAAAAATtgtctttatttaataattctcAAAATCCCGCTATTCGACAATGCATTCAAGATATTACATCTCTGATTGCTTATCATAAAccatataaacaaaaactTGTTCGgatgtttttttcaaaaaatagaaaCCTCCTAACATTTAATTCCGTCAACGAGGGTATTTTAGGTAAGATTTCTAAATAATCTTTCGCTatccattattttttagcaTCACCTTTTAATATGCTCTGTAtgcaatatattataatattataatataataatataataaatgaatgaGGCATAAAACATTATAAGTATTGGCCTTTCATTTAGCATGCTCTATAAGCATATGTTGTATGATTGTCTTTTTCTCTATTACTCATTTAATGGAAGcctaataatatatatttacatacttgtttatatattttttcgtaGGTTTGTGCCTTAATGTACCCATATATTCCCCACtggaaattattataaagcatttaattttatgcaGAAACTTATtgagagaaaaaaaagggaaTATAGGTATCAAATATGATTGTAGCTACGTATGTCAGCCTTACAAAAGATATATGATTACAattaaaaatcaaaaaaaaaaaaaaatatattttaaagaaaccacaaataaaaaaaaagaaaaaggaaTATTAAGCGGGAAATTCACTgaagataatatattatcagtttttcaataaattttatcgAGGATTGTAAGTCCGTGGCTTTTGTTTTTACATTACACCTCATACATATTGTGTATATACTAAGACaagcttaaaaaaattaattaaattcaaatgatttttcaaaaaaaattatactatacatatataggCATACCCTTAACTATTATATTATGGGTAATCTATATACAACTAATtcattgtttattttttgtccTTATAacccatatatataatatatatggcatatttttgaaatgtGCCCcccaaaaaatttaattaaaaacgAGCGGATAATACCAATTGGTGTTTCCTCattgtaatttttcattacatatatttttttttttataatattcattttatcgcttcattattttttatttgattttttttttcaataatatttttattgtaaaaagaaataaatatgcttGCTATATACgcaatacatatataaaaacataacGGTGTTTCCAAAATAACAgagtgataaaaatatatcataaaacATTAACTATATAATACcttcaaaatattaaattgcGAGgggaattataaaatatgcatttcCATAAATCCAAAAACGAAAAACATAAGAAATCGTTACAATGTtagcataaatatatttgaaaaaaatataccatttaaaattgttcgcttttaaaatgtattaattGATACACACtaaagaataaataaaataataataacattatagagtagtaaataataatttaaaaaaaaaaaaaacttgtGCTAAAGCTTCATCTTTACAATATCTTGCTTACTACTTCATTTTTGATGGAACAGAATTCAAATGAAagatacatatttaaacCAAACTTTTTGGGGGAGGGTTCGTATGGTAAGGTATACAAAGCTTATGATACCgtgttaaaaaaagaagttgctattaaaaaaatgaaactaAATAAGATTAGTAATTATATAGACGAGTGTggtataaattttttaatattaagggagataaaaataatgaaagaaatcaaacataaaaatgttatgaaTGCTTTAGATTTATATTGTGAAAAGGATTACATAAACTTAGTTATGGAAATAATGGATTATGATTTAGCTAAACTAATTAATcgtaaaatattattaacagatagccaaaaaaaatgtattcttttacaaattttaaatggTTTAAATACTTTACATAAATACTATTTTATGCATAGAGATTTATCACCagctaatatttttataaataaaaaaggggAAGTTAAAATTGCTGATTTTGGTTTATCTTCTAAATATGCATTTGACATGCATTCAGGTAAAACAGCAAACGATAAATATAGTAAAAGAGCTTTAAACTTGACGAGCAAAGTTGTTACATTATGGTATAGAGCCCCCGAATTATTAATGGgaagtaataaatataattcatcAATTGATATGTGGAGTTTTGGATGTATTTTTGCTGAACTTTTATTACAAAAGGCATTATTCCCTggagaaaatgaaatagaTCAATtaggaaaaatatttttcctcTTAGGTACaccaaatgaaaataattggCCTGAAGCAAAACACCTTCCTTTATATACTGAGTTTACAAAATcgagtaaaaaaaatttaaaaaacattattaaaaccgatgatgatgattgtattgatttattaacttcattattaaaattaaattcaCATGAACGTATTACTGCAGAGGAAGCGTTAAAACAtcgatattttttaaacgaTCCCTTACCATGTGATGCTTCACAACTTTTTATTGATATgtaatattatcaataaaTAGTGCCAAGCCACATAAATGTATGCACATACATTACTATATAGAACTAGtctattataaatataaatctatatatttgttttattttttgttaatttttttcaaaggacaatttttatatatccaCGTTTGGATTGTCTGAAAATccttatttaatatttttataaattttatatactttttttcaagtctaatttttttaataaacatttttagtTAACCCTTTAAAgagaatatttatacacatatatacatatttattcattttataattttcttatatCATTATGGCCAAAAAAGTtgtaacatatttatttttccgaTAAAACTTACAAcggaaaaatattttttttatttttttaccttttttatgttgcatttttttatatttccaatgttttttatttttatgtaaaatgtaaaagaaaacaaattacaattttccaacttaattttattattttctttaatacAGTAAATTTAATGtacttattttatattctcaTTAAGGGACTACTTGAATAGCATTCTCCCTTTGGGAATAATTACAATATATgattgcatatatttatatatttttttaaattggattatattattaaaattaatggtATTTCGTTATAgcattaataaaatgttttatcatttttttttatatattatcatataaaatgtaaaattatcttaatatataaaaaaatataagcataATACTTATAAAAGTTTAGCTagccatttttttaaatagcaTTTTgagtattaatatatttaattaaataattttttttgttcttttcgttttctattttttagttattattattttttatattttttcttacgCTTATTTTCACATATGCTTTTATCTTTGCCGTTTTTTGGTtgatttacattttttaataaacatTTCCAAAACAGCTTCAGCTCTacaatatacaaatttataatttatacttggaaaataaaaataataattttatttatagctCGAAAATGACCTTTTGGTGTAAACAATGCTACCATTAGAAGAGAATATAAAATCTACAAAAAGTTGTAATGCAATCtcaattattttgataaaacaatatgGATGACGTCTTTTTTGaaggatataaaaataaaggtgAATCCTGTACAAGagacaatttaaataaactaTTAATAAACTTAAACGAAGAAGAATGTGATGAAAAATTTGGGAAtgacaatttttatgaaatatttgatCGATACAACAAGgtatcatttaataaaaaaatatgtgaaaaaatcattaagaaaatatgttatcgaaataatttgaaatatattaattattatgttaataattttgaaaaaataaaagacaTTAAAGTGTTAAAAGAACGAGGAGAAAATAGGATATGTGTTTTAGTACTCTgtttgaattatatatattgtaatataaacaatgaAATAATGACAATATATGAactaaaaaatcaaattaaaagaaatatagataaaaaaagaaaagtatattgtaaaaatttagcaaaaattatatttaatatttgtaatcgattggaaattaaaaattttatgaacaatgattttttaccatatatggaaaaatatattataactataattaataaaatgaaattattaaatgacACTGCCAGTGATCTTAAAAAGACTTTGCAAGTAcaggaaaaaaaacttaATGCTTTTGATGAcatatttgaatatataaacaattttaaaaataattctgaATTGATATTAGACAAGCGAGATAATCCAAAAACAAATCTGATCGAAAGTGATGCTGGCGAGCTAACTGATCAATCTATTCCATCCCTAGAAAAATTGGGAGAAAAATCAGCACTCGACTCAGTAGACAGTGAATATAACGATgaatttgttaataaaaatgataataaggatgcattaaaaaaaacattgaaaataaaaaatgggcATCAAGATGTGTATAATAATACGGATGTAATATCTGAGAAAATTTACGCAAACgaagattttttttataactataTTTTCTCTGAATGTgtagataaaaatgatgaacaTTCATGTGATAATAACAGTACCTATTCAAATGCTAGCGAACATTTGgttgttaataataaaaggggaagaaaaaaaaaacaaatttcaAGCAGTGAAATGAAGAATAAgaacaataaaaatggtgcatcaaaaaaaatgcacaaCATAACAATATCAAATATAggtgaagaaaaaaaaaaacaatatcctcaaatattaattgaatacttagaaaaaaatttcaaaCCACTTTCTCTATATTCATGTATCTTATattcgttttttattatatggaataaaaaagaaaatatggatacaaatttatatcataataaaaGTAGATGGGGTGGTGGTAatttgcattattttttatgttcatcaataattataacatttaatattttcaatataaaaataacagatcaatttatttgtttttgtcTAGATGTTCATCAACAAACAATaataacacaaaaaaaagaaatcctagaatttttcttattaacatttaataaatttcttggatttaatataaataaatacaaagatgtttttttttgtctaaGAATAATATCTAgcaattatttattactacaaatgtatttattctatattataaaaaattatgaattatCTAATAAAAGAGATTTTTTTGTGTCCTTAGAATTAttgcaaatatatatagccaaatattttagaaatataaataaacattttcttaatttgtcagatattataatagattataattttttgtttagctcagaaaatgtttataaagATTTTCACGAAATTATTTCACAAAATTATGATTTAATACACACTAAaaagttattaaaaaatgttatcaaaaaacatttatcagagaatgaaaaaaaaatataccaagaacacaattttaatgaattatatgatatagatttaaaaaatataaatatgtacatgaaacaaatattttcttataacatatttacTGATCATAGATTAAAAACAAGTTCGGCTAATCCTAGAGAAAACAGTCAGTGTATGCACCCCAAAAaagatgataatattaatgagAATCGtataggaaaaaataacaatgaGACTAATGCAAATAGAAAAGATAAAGGCAATTATTCAGAAAGCGACACAATTCTTTGTAAGGGCAATGAGATTTTGCCAAGTTATGATAATTCCTGTGCAGAGAATAGCTCGAAACATaacaaagaaaaagaaattaacatttttgtGTATAATGATAGCGTATTATATAACtcaaatggaaataatagTGAAGATAGTGATACAtatgataaagaaaatgatgaagtTACTACAGCATGGGATACAgttacaaataataatggtgaaaaatatttggaaAATGAAATGACAATAAAACCaagtattataaaaattgaagatggaaacaaattaacaagtatagaaaatttagatgatgtatttgtaaaatatgaaatgaAGTCAAGCAATAGTAAATTAgctaattttataatagaaaatagtaataaattaaaaaagaatgaaCGATTgattgattttttaaattatattcatgttttaaaaaaaataaatatgtctacaataaatgaaacaaattttgaaataatgcattattataatataaaaataatcgttcgatttttattttttaatatattaaaaagtattatatataattgctATTGTGCTGAGTTTTTTAttccaaataaaatacatcaATCTATTACTAATCGAAAAAACTTTAAAAATCTATCCCCACTATTTAAAGgccaaataaataatctcaatgatcaaataaaaattaaagtagctaataaaattaaagaattcaaaaataaaaaacaaaattttgaaaaataccTTATTTGTGAACAaggtttttatataaaattttttaaaaattcaaaaatgtttaaagAAGATATTCAACAAATTTTAGAGGATAACAATATAATCTTACAAGATGTTAAAACGTTGTTACATTATTCTGACAATGAAGAAGGGACGAATAATTATGGCAACAGTTCATTGAATGCTTCTGCTGTCCCACTCGAAGGGTTGGCTGATTGTGTAAACAATCATAATACTATTTATGATGCTAAGGATCATCATGAAAACAGtgtaaatgataaaaaacgGGGAGcacataatataaaaaataccaGCCCAAGTGATAAAAACAATGGTGATATGCCTATATCTGATACTTGTGGTccttcaaaaaaaaaaaataaaaaaaataaaaccaatgataagaataataataataatcgaAGTGAGAAtaagcaaaaaataaaaatacatttatcTTCTTTAGACATGAATGATAATTCAAAAGATACCAAGAAACAAGATagtacaaaaaatgaatcattcaatttatttgaatatatatataatattaagatgatgaaagaatataagaatttagaaatattatttggacaaaattatttcacagaattatttaatatatttaataatgttaattattcatttggtagtaaaaaaaaaaaattaataaatatgaatagttgtttatttcatacttatcatataataggtattaaaaaattatcagaTATTGGTTATAACtttacttttaaaaatgaacttaataatatatattctaaaGTATTGAAAAccaaattttcaaatatactATCAATACAAGATatcaattatttatttaacaattttttttattttctctttaaatatattaagtcCCATTGTTGTTTTTCACAAACAAATGGCgctaatttatattttcatcaaagTGATCAAGATCTGTCTACTATTTGTTTATGTAACACAAACCGATGTTgctacaaaataaaaacaatcgTCTTGTTTGAAAACTTATAATTATGACACGAAATACTGCATAGAAGCTTTACATATGCATTATCACatcatttgtttattaacatttttttcattattttttttgtattaaagATACATGTACAACACatgtattttcattatgacaaacataatttgttttttcttaattttgttaagaacattttatttttgtatttactGTGCATAAAAAGCATAGTatcattaatttattttaaaaaaaactgttttttttatatataaatatgacataaaaattgcaagaataaaaaatcgtaatattgtttattattaataaataggttttaaatgtgaaaaaatatgcagaataaatgaaagatataaaatcaAACCATGAAtgtaacaataaaaataatataaacaaaaggtatatatacatacatgcAATGCGGGTGTATGACAATATCAACAAGGATGTAAACATCAATATAAATGCaaaatatttgatttaataaatagtatgctttaaaaaatagcatttttattaataaggGCTAACAATAATCATCATAAGCGCTTCTATATACGCATATAATACGTATGCATACAGTCATACGcataaatgtataatatatgtttaccAAAAACAAAACTGTAAATAATCACAATTTCATTGCCTTTTTTGCGCTAAATATTAGACTAGATAGggttctttttttatttgttttttttttagaagagtcatcattatttttcgtttttttgtCACGATCTTTTGTTGACTCTATACTTGATGATGACATAATATCTGTACTTGCATTGTGATCATTCTTAGATTTgagattttttttttgtttatcatttttacttAGTGTAGATGATGTTGATGCTATAGTATTGTTACTAgccaattttttatctttttttactttatcATCAGCATCAATAGTAGATTCAAAAATATCTTCTGCTACtgtttcttcattttcaatatcTATATGACGACTATTTTTTGAATCTTTTCCATTTAATTCATAATCAATACTACCTTTCTTTAACCGGGTATTACTgccttttctttttacaTTAATTTCTACATTTGCAATATTTGTAGactcatcattttttgttgatccttttttttcaccCTTACTCAGCAATGACTCACTATTATTAGTATTTGATAAGCTGGTACTACATGCGGATCCCTCTTTTTCGTTTACCAGACTATTATCATTTCCCCTCTTCTTactttgaatatttttatttgcattaCTAGTAGTATCATTAAAGATTTCGctagattttttttttaaatttgtttttttttttcctttattattattttttttatcatcttcatcatcatcatcattgtcactattataattcatactatttcctttttcgGTATCATTTGagtttttaatattttctactTTTTCAGTTTCATTTATACTATTCCTTTTCTTGggactttttttttttttttcagataAATTTTCTTGAGTATTTGAACTTTGTTGTTCCAATCCACTAAATACATCACTATTTTTTGATGTATCGAATAAttgtgaattttttttttcatcttttttgttttttttatctctACCTCTTTTCCCAATCCCTTCTACTTCTTCATTCATGTCATTTAAtgttgaattatttttttcagacaaatataaatcatttccattttcgttattcaaattatttttatcatttagtGTAGCATCATCGTTTTTTTCACTGCTTTTATTTGCTTCTAAATTTTGGGAATTATCACCCCCTATACTATTTATAAGTGTTGAATTTTTAGCATTACTAATTTTGTTGTTATATCCATTTGCATTATTATAGTTACCGCTTTGATTATTTGTACCAGTTCCAATATTATGATCattcatttcatttttttccattccATCTATCGAACTAAAATCAATATGTGGTCTTCcccttttctttttttcttctccctttttaaaatgtgaATATTTGTCATCATAATTATCATCAGCACCAGCAATATCActtatcatattttcatctttttgaTTTAAATCAAAACTTAAGAAAAAATCATAAAGTTGCCCAACCTTATATCCCTTTAgttttaattcattaatGTCTTTCAACATActaatatttgtattactTACTTCCATAATTAATAATcgtttaattaataaaaagaataatattGGGAGTTTCATATCTTTACAAAATTCAAcctctttttcatttaataaatctaaagctaaaaatgtttctatatttaattttttatcattattatcttcCAACTCTTcacttttaattttgtattcaTGTTTTGAACTTTTAAAAGATTTTGTAACTTTATTTTCAGTATTTTCTTGTTGTTGTTTTATCGATTCTTTTGctcttctatttttttctacttCATATTCTTGTACTTGttcaatattttgtaaGCCCAAAGTTTTCCATTCTTGTAATTTGGTTAGTCTTTGACGTAATTTTTGCTCTTCCAATAATAGctgtataaaatattcatgaTGCTGAGGAGAAAGGAATCTAGATAAAGGTTTAAGAGCAGtatataattctttttcttcttttgttcgttttttatctttttgtAATTGAGATTTTGTATCCAATAAACCTCTTTCAATAACGGTTCGTTTTCTATAAATTCTTTCATCTAATttagaattatatatttctaatacttgtaattttaattctttttgtTGAGGTAAATCAGATTCTTTAAATTCCATATCagctaataataattcagcATCATTATCATATTCTATATCAAAATCACCTCTTAATGGCCAATATCCAATAATTTGGGttcttgtattttttttattttttgtttgtacataatcttcattttcatttatat
This Plasmodium chabaudi chabaudi strain AS genome assembly, chromosome: 12 DNA region includes the following protein-coding sequences:
- a CDS encoding MO15-related protein kinase, putative (term=annotation;date=20160816;qualifier=added_GO:0005634;qualifier=added_literature=pmid:20332005;curatorName=ucb@sanger.ac.uk;~pfam_scan;Pfam:PF00069.21; E()=2.7E-68;score=230.0;query 15-308;description=Pkinase;~iprscan;InterPro:IPR008266 : Tyrosine protein kinase, active site;Prosite:PS00109; score=1.0;query 132-144;description=Tyrosine-protein kinase, active site;~iprscan;InterPro:IPR011009 : Protein kinase-like;Superfamily:SSF56112; score=2.02E-86;query 14-315;description=Protein kinase-like domain superfamily;~iprscan;InterPro:IPR000719 : Protein kinase, core;Pfam:PF00069; score=3.9E-69;query 15-308;description=Protein kinase domain;~iprscan;InterPro:IPR000719 : Protein kinase, core;Prosite:PS50011; score=41.63;query 10-308;description=Protein kinase domain;~iprscan;Pfam:PF12330; score=1.9E-6;query 17-158;description=null;~iprscan;PIRSF:PIRSF000654; score=1.2E-20;query 2-243;description=null;~iprscan;InterPro:IPR017441 : Protein kinase, ATP binding site;Prosite:PS00107; score=1.0;query 16-40;description=Protein kinase, ATP binding site), with product MEQNSNERYIFKPNFLGEGSYGKVYKAYDTVLKKEVAIKKMKLNKISNYIDECGINFLILREIKIMKEIKHKNVMNALDLYCEKDYINLVMEIMDYDLAKLINRKILLTDSQKKCILLQILNGLNTLHKYYFMHRDLSPANIFINKKGEVKIADFGLSSKYAFDMHSGKTANDKYSKRALNLTSKVVTLWYRAPELLMGSNKYNSSIDMWSFGCIFAELLLQKALFPGENEIDQLGKIFFLLGTPNENNWPEAKHLPLYTEFTKSSKKNLKNIIKTDDDDCIDLLTSLLKLNSHERITAEEALKHRYFLNDPLPCDASQLFIDM
- a CDS encoding conserved Plasmodium protein, unknown function (query 1235-1235;GPI_cleavage_site_score=1.14); the protein is MDDVFFEGYKNKGESCTRDNLNKLLINLNEEECDEKFGNDNFYEIFDRYNKVSFNKKICEKIIKKICYRNNLKYINYYVNNFEKIKDIKVLKERGENRICVLVLCLNYIYCNINNEIMTIYELKNQIKRNIDKKRKVYCKNLAKIIFNICNRLEIKNFMNNDFLPYMEKYIITIINKMKLLNDTASDLKKTLQVQEKKLNAFDDIFEYINNFKNNSELILDKRDNPKTNLIESDAGELTDQSIPSLEKLGEKSALDSVDSEYNDEFVNKNDNKDALKKTLKIKNGHQDVYNNTDVISEKIYANEDFFYNYIFSECVDKNDEHSCDNNSTYSNASEHLVVNNKRGRKKKQISSSEMKNKNNKNGASKKMHNITISNIGEEKKKQYPQILIEYLEKNFKPLSLYSCILYSFFIIWNKKENMDTNLYHNKSRWGGGNLHYFLCSSIIITFNIFNIKITDQFICFCLDVHQQTIITQKKEILEFFLLTFNKFLGFNINKYKDVFFCLRIISSNYLLLQMYLFYIIKNYELSNKRDFFVSLELLQIYIAKYFRNINKHFLNLSDIIIDYNFLFSSENVYKDFHEIISQNYDLIHTKKLLKNVIKKHLSENEKKIYQEHNFNELYDIDLKNINMYMKQIFSYNIFTDHRLKTSSANPRENSQCMHPKKDDNINENRIGKNNNETNANRKDKGNYSESDTILCKGNEILPSYDNSCAENSSKHNKEKEINIFVYNDSVLYNSNGNNSEDSDTYDKENDEVTTAWDTVTNNNGEKYLENEMTIKPSIIKIEDGNKLTSIENLDDVFVKYEMKSSNSKLANFIIENSNKLKKNERLIDFLNYIHVLKKINMSTINETNFEIMHYYNIKIIVRFLFFNILKSIIYNCYCAEFFIPNKIHQSITNRKNFKNLSPLFKGQINNLNDQIKIKVANKIKEFKNKKQNFEKYLICEQGFYIKFFKNSKMFKEDIQQILEDNNIILQDVKTLLHYSDNEEGTNNYGNSSLNASAVPLEGLADCVNNHNTIYDAKDHHENSVNDKKRGAHNIKNTSPSDKNNGDMPISDTCGPSKKKNKKNKTNDKNNNNNRSENKQKIKIHLSSLDMNDNSKDTKKQDSTKNESFNLFEYIYNIKMMKEYKNLEILFGQNYFTELFNIFNNVNYSFGSKKKKLINMNSCLFHTYHIIGIKKLSDIGYNFTFKNELNNIYSKVLKTKFSNILSIQDINYLFNNFFYFLFKYIKSHCCFSQTNGANLYFHQSDQDLSTICLCNTNRCCYKIKTIVLFENL